The genome window GGCAAGCACCAGCCCTGCCGAGAACGCGCCCACAATCGGAGCGAGTCCTACCAGCTGCGCCAGTGCCGCCAGCAGGAAACAGAACGCCAGGGCAGCGGTCACCAGCGCAGCACGTGCCCGCATCTGCTCTGCGACTTTCAGCAGGACATGTGACGCCTTTAACCCGACGGTGAGTGCGCCAGCCAAAAACGCCAGCGCCAGAACGAGCACTTTTCCAATCTGCCATACAGACATGGTTTCGCCCTGCGCTAGCCCGCTGAACACCGCAAGGATGAGCAATCCTATCACATCATCGGCTACCGCCGCCCCCAGCACGATTTGCGATTCGCCCCAGCGCAGGATGTTCAGGTCCTTCATCACCCGCGCCGTAATGCCCACACTGGTTGCGGTCAGGGTAGCCCCAATGAAAGCGGCGGTCATGGTCGGCTGTCCCAACAGCACGCTCACCCCGAATCCCAGCACCGCAGGCGTGACAACGCCCATAACCGCCACCCATAGCGAACGCCAGCCTACACGGAACAGGTCGGTGATGTCCGACTCCAGACCGATTTCAAAAAGCAGCAACACCGCGCCGAGCTCTGCCAGAACGTGCAGGATTTCGTCTCTGGGGTTTACCAGACGCAGCAGGCTATCGCCCAGAATCAATCCTGCCAGAAGCTCACCCAGTACGGCGGGCTGCGATGCACGCTCGCCGAGCTCGGACAGCAGCTTCGCTGCGGCCAGCATCACTACCAGCATCAGCAGGATGTGGGCAAAGTCCATGCCGCCTCCTTACCTGTTTGCGCACAGTAACCCGGTATACAGGTCCACCAGCACCCTGCGGCTGTGTTCCCAGGCGAGATGCTCTCGCACACGCTGCAGTCCGTACTCCCCCATGCGTTGACGGCGTTCGGGGTCATCCAGCAGTTCGATGATGCGCAGGGCAAACTCGCGCTCGTCGTTCGGGGTGGCATACACCGCTGCCTCGCCCGCTGAGAAGCGCGACTCTTTTAGGTCGAAGCTCACCACCGGCAAGCCCATCGCCATATATTCTACCACCTTGTTCATGGTGGACACGTCGTTCAGAGGATTTTTGGGGTCGGGCGCGAGCGCAATATCGGCGGTGGAAAGCACTTCCTGCAGCTGCTCATCGGGAATACGTC of Bacillota bacterium contains these proteins:
- a CDS encoding cation:proton antiporter, which codes for MDFAHILLMLVVMLAAAKLLSELGERASQPAVLGELLAGLILGDSLLRLVNPRDEILHVLAELGAVLLLFEIGLESDITDLFRVGWRSLWVAVMGVVTPAVLGFGVSVLLGQPTMTAAFIGATLTATSVGITARVMKDLNILRWGESQIVLGAAVADDVIGLLILAVFSGLAQGETMSVWQIGKVLVLALAFLAGALTVGLKASHVLLKVAEQMRARAALVTAALAFCFLLAALAQLVGLAPIVGAFSAGLVLARTEHRIRITERASAIADMLVPIFFVMMGAQMNLRAIDVTTPAGLSVVGLAALLIVVAILGKLASGLAVWRTRMRPWLVGVGMVPRGEVGLIFATIGLQQKVFDITVYTAVLILVMVTTLVTPPWLRALARQYGAHVRHAE